A single window of Zootoca vivipara chromosome 17, rZooViv1.1, whole genome shotgun sequence DNA harbors:
- the SLC35E4 gene encoding solute carrier family 35 member E4 — protein MCPPSPGRRNEAEMNSDNGARPLSPWEPDPLLRGGQRAPEPPRHALPLVFTVFVWLVTGTTMSSLNKWIFAVHNFRYPVLLSSLHMLTAVVVGNPLAKLWAGSAGYPAPCPGAKGRLFLLSLTFCASVAFGNLGLNYVQLDFAQMVYTTTPFFTLTLSKVLLGKHHHPLQYVAMGPICLGASLSIVGEVHFDQAGCCFLFAATFLRGLKSIQQSTFLQEERLDSLTLLCLTSLPSFYILFAAALVLEVGPAWDGTLAYGGDLWACVLLSCLGSVVYNLSSFYVISLTSALTIHVLGNFNVVGNLLLSHFLFGSRLTLLSYAGITLTLFGVFMYHHCDCIASRWRSRGGRGKEE, from the exons ATGTGCCCACCCTCTCCGGGGAgaagaaatgaagcagaaatgAACTCTGACAATGGGGCACGGCCCCTGTCTCCCTGGGAGCCAGATCCGCTGCTGCGTGGGGGGCAAAGGGCCCCCGAACCGCCCCGGCACGCTCTGCCCCTTGTCTTCACGGTGTTCGTCTGGCTGGTGACGGGGACCACCATGTCCAGCCTCAACAAGTGGATCTTTGCCGTCCACAACTTCCGCTACCCGGTCTTGCTCTCCTCCCTGCACATGCTGACGGCCGTGGTGGTGGGCAACCCTTTGGCGAAGCTGTGGGCCGGCAGCGCCGGGTACCCCGCCCCGTGCCCTGGAGCCAAGGGCAGGCTTTTCCTGCTGAGCCTGACTTTCTGCGCCAGTGTGGCCTTTGGGAACCTGGGGCTGAACTACGTGCAGCTGGACTTTGCCCAGATGGTTTACACTACAACGCCGTTCTTCACCCTGacgctctccaaggtgctgcttgggaaacaccaccaccccctgcAGTACGTGGCCATGGGGCCcatctgcttgggggcttccttgAGCATCGTTGGGGAGGTGCATTTCGACCAAGCCGGCTGCTGCTTCCTGTTTGCCGCCACTTTCCTCCGCGGGCTGAAGTCCATACAGCAAA GTACCTTCCTGCAGGAGGAGCGCCTGGACTCCTTGACCTTGCTCTGCCTCACCTCGCTGCCCAGCTTCTACATCCTCTTTGCGGCCGCTCTGGTCCTGGAGGTGGGGCCCGCCTGGGACGGCACCCTGGCCTACGGAGGGGATCTCTGGGCCTGTGTCCTGCTCAGCTGCCTGGGCTCGGTGGTGTACAACCTGTCCAGCTTCTACGTCATCTCGCTGACGTCGGCCCTCACCATCCACGTCTTGGGGAACTTCAACGTTGTGGGCAACCTCCTgctctcccacttcctctttgGCAGCCGCCTGACGCTGCTCAGCTACGCGGGGATCACCCTCACCCTCTTCGGGGTCTTCATGTACCATCACTGTGACTGCATCGCCTCCCGCTGGCGCTCGAGGGGTGGGCGGGGCAAAGAGGAGtaa